The nucleotide sequence ATTTGCTTGGGGGTGGTGGATGAGACCCCACGGTTCGCACGCAGCCGTTAGAACAGCGGATGCGAATTTTGCAGACGCTGTTATTACGGATGCGGGTCCCGCCGCATGGCGGGGAATCCCTGCCCCCCGAGCAGTTCGACTCGCGGCGAGGAGAACTGTAGTGAGCGAGGAGCGCATGCGACGAATTGAAGGTCATATCGTTTTTCAAGTGTAGCAAGTTGAAATGCAACATCCGCTGGAAATCTATCTCGGTTTCTCTTGAAAGCACGATTCAGAGCGCCGGTTTCTACATCGTAAGGCGCTTCCAGATCAGAATCCAACATGACCTTAGATTCTCGAATTAGACAAATACGTTTTTCGATATACTCACGTGGAACCGATGAACTCATCGTTCACGCCCTTCTTTAAGATGCCAAATTGGCATCTCAAAAAGCCATTACAGTTACATTACTACTTGGAGTCCTGGGCCGACGAACCACAACGGAACCCAATATTAAAGTTACTGCGGCCGGGATTAACCCTGCTGCGGTAATCAGCCTGCAGGAGCCAGAGTATGCTAATGCCAAAGGAACCGCCGCTAGTATAATAATCGCCCGAAGGATCAAGTGTCCACTCCCAGACGTTTCCGTTCATATCGCAAAT is from Myxococcales bacterium and encodes:
- a CDS encoding ORF6N domain-containing protein, which produces MSSSVPREYIEKRICLIRESKVMLDSDLEAPYDVETGALNRAFKRNRDRFPADVAFQLATLEKRYDLQFVACAPRSLQFSSPRVELLGGQGFPAMRRDPHP